The following are encoded together in the Thermococcus sibiricus MM 739 genome:
- a CDS encoding ATP-binding protein, protein MRFGDLTYMNPWWEGEEDYHARRWREQKIHWWPKWIKKLSLEPFSLNFVLGPRQVGKTTGIKLLIQKLLKENPPESILYINVEILPDYKGLSALIREFQAIREKEDIKTGYIFLDEATSLDGWWKGVKPLIDAGLLENNVVTVTGSSSLRVKRDIELFPGRRGKGTTLEVMPLSFGEYVEIMGLKRPELQREKTLKLFGEYLKTGGFPGTINGMPMDDLLGAYIGEFVRFGKNLEIAKETITTVVQSAPSATSFRALAEMTSGYSYKVVQDYIEFFRELYLLGIAYLKQGGRVLYRREKKFFFRDPLLAQLFSAWSGTQLREDALYEWLVQEHLYRKFGKVYYYRNSYEVDAIAGNLKVEVKAGKAHRRHPKTVTVLEKEDVPFFLLDLTP, encoded by the coding sequence ATGAGGTTTGGAGATTTAACCTACATGAATCCTTGGTGGGAGGGAGAAGAGGACTACCATGCAAGGCGGTGGAGGGAGCAGAAAATCCACTGGTGGCCCAAGTGGATTAAAAAGCTCTCACTCGAACCTTTCTCGCTAAACTTCGTTCTAGGTCCGAGACAGGTTGGAAAAACAACAGGAATAAAACTCCTAATTCAAAAGCTCTTGAAGGAAAACCCTCCCGAGTCTATCCTATACATCAATGTTGAGATCCTTCCAGACTACAAAGGGCTCTCGGCCTTGATAAGAGAGTTCCAAGCCATTAGGGAGAAGGAAGACATCAAAACGGGTTATATATTTCTCGACGAGGCCACTTCGCTCGATGGGTGGTGGAAGGGAGTCAAACCACTCATTGATGCAGGCCTCTTGGAGAACAATGTCGTCACGGTCACGGGATCAAGTTCCCTGCGGGTAAAGCGGGACATAGAACTATTCCCGGGGAGGAGGGGAAAAGGAACAACACTCGAAGTTATGCCACTATCTTTCGGAGAATATGTTGAGATTATGGGTTTGAAACGGCCAGAGCTCCAGAGAGAAAAAACGCTGAAACTCTTTGGAGAGTACCTGAAAACTGGTGGCTTCCCAGGAACGATCAACGGCATGCCCATGGACGACCTTTTAGGGGCTTATATAGGAGAATTCGTCCGTTTTGGGAAAAACCTTGAAATAGCTAAGGAGACAATTACCACAGTGGTTCAAAGCGCTCCTTCGGCGACAAGCTTTAGGGCACTAGCTGAAATGACCTCCGGTTACTCCTACAAAGTTGTGCAGGATTACATCGAGTTCTTTAGAGAGTTGTACCTGCTCGGAATAGCATATCTCAAGCAGGGGGGGCGGGTACTCTATAGGCGAGAGAAGAAATTCTTCTTTAGGGACCCGTTGTTGGCGCAACTCTTCTCGGCTTGGAGTGGCACCCAGTTGAGGGAAGACGCCCTCTACGAGTGGCTTGTCCAGGAACACCTCTACAGGAAGTTTGGGAAAGTTTATTATTACAGGAACTCATACGAAGTTGATGCGATAGCGGGGAACCTGAAGGTCGAGGTGAAGGCAGGGAAAGCCCACAGGAGGCATCCAAAGACTGTCACCGTGCTCGAAAAGGAAGATGTGCCCTTTTTCCTCCTCGATCTCACACCTTGA
- a CDS encoding DUF2103 domain-containing protein — protein sequence MPKHFKRGVKREHHLLKGIEKALEEISALKGVKKVIPGRIYSSDSRGFEIKVVRETLTGLKLLAKSDGSIQEIFLVVDKADRERIRKEMHRINEDWRKS from the coding sequence ATGCCAAAGCACTTCAAAAGAGGTGTCAAACGAGAGCATCATTTACTCAAGGGTATTGAAAAGGCCCTTGAGGAAATCTCAGCGTTAAAGGGAGTTAAAAAAGTTATTCCAGGGAGAATTTATTCGAGTGATTCAAGAGGTTTTGAAATTAAGGTGGTTAGAGAAACGCTTACCGGCCTAAAGCTTCTGGCAAAGAGTGATGGAAGTATTCAGGAAATATTCTTAGTTGTTGATAAAGCAGACAGAGAAAGAATCAGAAAAGAAATGCACAGGATCAATGAAGATTGGAGAAAGAGTTAA